GGAAATCAACCACTACTATTGGTCTTGGAGATGCTTTAAATAGAATAGGCAAGAAGACATGTATAGCATTAAGAGAGCCTTCTTTGGGACCTGTATTTGGAATAAAGGGAGGAGCAGCAGGCGGCGGATATGCTCAAGTAGTTCCTATGGAGGATATTAACCTTCACTTTACAGGAGATATGCATGCTATAACTGCATCAAATAATCTTCTTTCAGCAGCACTAGATAATCATGTTCATCAAGGTAATAACCTTAAGATAGACATTAGACAGATTGCTTTTAAAAGAGTAATGGATATGAATGACAGAGCTCTTAGAAATATAGTTGTTGGTCTTGGCGGAAAGGTATGCGGTTTCCCAAGAGAAGATGGTTTTATGATTACCGTTGCATCAGAGGTCATGGCTATTCTTTGTCTTTCTAAGGATTTAATGGATCTTAAAGAAAGACTTGGTAAAATAATAGTAGCTTATAACATGGATGGTAATCCAGTAACTGCAAAGGATCTTCAGGTTAATGGAGCAATGGCTCTTTTGATGAAGGATGCTATAAAGCCAAATTTAGTTCAGACATTAGAAAATTCGCCAGCAATAATACATGGTGGACCATTCGCGAATATAGCTCATGGTTGCAATAGTCTTATAGCTACAAAGTTAGGACTTAAATTGGGAGATTATTTAGTAACTGAGGCAGGTTTTGGTGCTGACCTTGGGGGAGAAAAGTTCTTTGATATAAAATGTAGATATGGAGAGTTAAAACCAGCTGCTACAGTTATAGTTGCTACAATAAGAGCATTAAAAATGCATGGTGGAGTAGCTAAATCAGATTTGGGAATGGAAAATCTTAAAGCTCTTGATAGTGGGTTTGAGAATTTAATAAAGCAAGTCGAAAATATAAGAAAGTTTAATGTACCTGTAATGGTTGCTGTAAACAGATTTAGTAATGATACAGAAAAAGAAATAGAACTTCTTATATCAAAATGTAAAGATTTTGGAGTTGAAGTAGCACTTAATGAAGTATGGGCTAAAGGCTCAGAAGGCGGAGTTGAGATGGCACGAAAGCTTGTAAAACTTGTAGAAACAGAGGAATCAAATTTCAAACCTATTTATGATGTAAATAGTTCCATAAAAGAAAAGCTTAACATTATTGTTCGCGAAATATATGGTGGAGATGGAGTAGTATTTGAAGCAAATGCTAAAAAACAAATGAAAAAGATTGAAGAATTAGGTCTTGATAATATGCCTGTATGTATTGCTAAGACTCAATACTCTTTCTCTGATGATAGTAAACTTCTTGGAGCTCCAAAAGGCTTTAATATTACAATTAAAACTGTAAGGGTTTCTGCAGGTGCAGGCTTTATTGTATGTGAAGCTGGAGATATAATGACACTACCAGGACTTCCTAAAGTTCCAGCTGCACAAAAGATGGATATAGACGAAAATGGAGTTATAACAGGATTATTTTAAGCATATGTAAAGGGATAGAAAAAGGAGGGATTTACTATGTTATTAGTTAATAAAAGTGTTAGAGAATTCATTGATCAAACATCCCAAAATTGTCCTGTACCAGGAGGGGGAAGTATTGCGGCACTATCAGGTGCATCTGCAGCCGCACTTGTTTCAATGGTTGCAAGTTTAACCATTGGTAAAAAGGGTTATGAAGATACTGAAGTAGAGATGAAAGAAGTTTATGAACAGGCCAACAAATATAAAGAAAAGTTTATAGAGTATATCGATGCAGACTCAGAATCTTTTCATGGGGTAATGGATGCTTTCAAATTACCAAAAAACACTGATGAAGAAAAAGCTGCAAGGAAAGAAACTATTCAAAATGCATTAAAACATGCATCAGAGACTCCATACAAAATAGCAGAAGATGCATATAACCTTATGGATTACTCAGAAAAAGTAGTAAAACACGGAAATAAAAATGCAGTAACAGATGGTGCTGTATCTGCTATGATGGCAAGAAGTGCAGTTTTATCAGCACTTTACAATGTAAAAATAAATCTATCCTCAATCAAGGATAGTGAGTTTGTAGCTGCCTTTGAAAAAAAAGTATCTGCTCTTGAAACAAATGTAGTAGAAAGAGAAAAACAAATACTTAGCAAAGTAGTTATATAATAGGGTTACACCCCCAAGCCATAAACCCAATGCAAATCAACATTTGCCTTGGGTTATTTTTTAATATGTTTACATACTGAAAATTATATTTGAAATAAAATGATGCTAGCGGTGTAATTATAAATATATAAATAATTTGGGAGGCCAAATAAGATGTTTGATAAAAATTACAAAATAACAAATAAAACAGATTGGCAGGGACGAACTGATAGTGAAAACAATTATGATGCTTTTAGATGGCATCAATGTGTAAAGATAATAAATTTAAAAAGAGATGATTTAATTGCCTACACAGGAAAACTCGGATTTGCTTTTATTGGTTTTTGTTGTGATGAAGGCGTAAGGCTTAACAGCGGCAGGATAGGTGCAGCAAAGGGGCCGAAAAGCATTAGAAAAGAATTATCTAACCTACCATGTAATTTTTCACAAGAAGTAACACTTTTTGATGTAGGCGATATATCATGTGAGGACTGCACTCTTCCGGAAAGTCAAGCTCTTCTATCAAAAGCAATCGAAAAGATTTTAAGTTTAAATCTTTTTCCTATTATTTTGGGTGGTGGTCACGAAGTTGCTTTTGGAAGTTATATGGGTACGTTAAATTACTTATCACAAAAAAGTAAAGAACCTAATATTGGGATAATAAATTTTGATGCTCATTTTGATTTAAGACCTTACACAAAAGTAGCCAGTTCCGGAACAATGTTTAGACAAATAGCAGATATTTGTAGTGATAGAAATCTTCAATATTCTTATCTGTGCATTGGTGTTCAAAAGCACAGTAACACCATAGATCTTTTTAAAACAGCTGATAGCCTTGGCGTTAAATATATGCTTGCGAAAGATATTATAGATAGGGACAATTGGCATTTTATGGAGGAAATCGGTAATTTCATAAAATTAAGAGATCATATATATGTAACTATATGTTCCGATGTATTTTCTACAGCTTTTGCTCCAGGAGTAAGTTCGTCTCAACCCCTTGGGCTTGATCCTGAACGTGTATTAAAGTTCCTTAAATACATTTTAAGATCAAATAAAGTAGTAAGCTTTGATATAGCTGAAGTTTCGCCAAGATTTGACCAAGACGATGTTACAGCAAACTTAGCAGCTGTATTGATTTTTTCTGTTATCAATACACTTTGTGAAATAAATAATTTATCTATATAGATAGTGGGTATTGGAGTTGAGTTTAACAAGTCCAATGAATCATGTTTTTTAAAATAAATTACCGGAGGTTTTTAAATGAAAGGAAAAATGAGTACAAAGACTTTGGTTTCAACTTCCGTTTTCATTGCAATTGCAGTAATTCTAAGATCAATTAGTATAATGATTCCAATTGGTGGTGCAGGGGCTATGAGAATTAGCATTGATGGTATTTTCTATATTCTTCCTGGGATTATTTTCGGACCAATTTATGGGGCATTTGCTGGTGGTATTGTGGATATTCTTGCATATATTCTAAGACCTATGGGACCCTATATTCCACTATTTACTTTAACAACAATGCTTTCAGGTTTTATCCCGGGACTAATATGGAAATATACAAAGTTTGCGGGCACTGAGAAATTAGTAAAATACTATATTGCTTGTTTTACAACTTTAGGACTAACAGGAATTGTTAATACTATTGTAATATTGGTATTTCCAAAATCTAATTTAGGAAAATTAATATTTTCACTTGGAAAGAAAACTCAGTTTATTGGTATTGGACTCGAGATTATAGCACTGCTTGGCTTTGTAATTTTGTTTATTAATAATGTGATTAAAAGAAACAATAGTGAAAATAAACTATATGATAACTATATTAAAATGATTTTAGCAATAGGATTGCCTGCAATTCTAATTTCATCTATTAACACTTATTTTCTAATATTATTTATACCAGGACTTTCTAGTGTAGGTTTTATGGTTTTGTGGATTCCTAGAATTACTGAGGCATGTCTAATGATATTGATACAGTCATATATAATATCTATACTTTTAAATGTTTATGAATTAGTGTTTAGAATAGATCTTAAATGTTAAGTTTGGGATAAGTTATATATAAATTACAAATAAATTAAAATTGCAAAAGGAGAATCATAATGGAAAAACCAATGTTAAGCCCAAAGGAAATATGTAATTATGTAGAGGCCATGGGAATAAAAAAAGCAAATAATAAATTCGAACAAACCTTTATTCTAGGAATATTAGCAGGAGCATTTATAGCTATTGGAGGATTTGCAGCAGCTATGGCATCACATAGTATAGAAAATGTAGGCGTAGCTAAACTTGTTTCCGGAATAGTATTTCCAGTTGGACTTATGCTGGTTTTGATTTGTGGTGCTGAGCTTTTTACCGGGAATTGTTTACTTACTGTAGCCTACGCTCAAAAGAAAATAACACTAAAGAAAATGCTTAAGAATTGGACAATCGTATATTTTGCAAATTTCCTTGGCGCATTTATTATAGTGGTTTTAATATATTATAGTGGTTTATTAAGTACTAACGGGGGAAAGCTAGGAGGGTATGTAATAAAAGTAGCGGCTAATAAATGTGCGCTCACCTTTACTCAGGCTTTTACCAGCGGGATACTTTGTAATATTGTAGTCTCACTAGCAGTGTGGGGCTCCTATGCAGCAAAGGACGTAGTAGGCAAGGTATTTATTTCTTTTTTTCCAATAATGGCATTTGTTATTGCAGGATTTGAGCATTGTGTAGCAAATATGTATTATTTGTTATTAGGAGTGTTTGCAAAGACTAATCCTAATTATATAGAATTGTCCCACCAAACTGCAGAGAAAATAGGCAATATTAATTTTATACATGTAGTTCAAAACCTGATACCATCTACATTAGGAAATATAGTGGGGGGCGGAATTTTTGTAGGAATAGCTTACTGGTTAGTTTATATGAAAGCAACACCAAAAGTCGTTGACGTACTCATACAACAAAGGCATATATGAATTATTTCAAGTTATTTATATAATGGGCTTTAGGTTACTACAAAATTTCTTATTCTGTATATGACTTTAATACATCTAACTTTATTTTTTAGTAAAATCTAAAAGCATAAATGCAATTTGTATTTCTGCATCATTCATTAATAATAAATAAGGTACGCAAGGATTGGTAGAATGTAAAATCAAATCCATAGTTATACCATTGTTAGGTGACCATACTTTACGTGAAGCAAATCACTATTTACGTTTATTAAAAATATTTACAAAAGGAGTGTAAATCATAAAAAGTATGCAGTAGAATTTCTCTGCATACTTTTTATTTTACAAGTTTTTAAAGTTTAACATTTTTCATTATTGATTATGAGCAAAGCCTCCTACTTTTTCACCCTTTTCAATTTGCTTAGGTGCCGAGCATTTTTTAGCCTGTTTGATTATTTGAGAAAAATCTTTTGGTTTTCCAGTCACCCCATATAATTGAAACCTTAACTATTTTTACATCCTTAATGATCTATTGATTTAAGATTATTTTGGTTCAATATATGTCCTCCTTTTATATTAATTAATATTTAAGCCATATACTCCTATATATATTTTTATCAGATTGGGTTAGTGCCACTTAGAACTTGAGGAAGTAAGACATGCATAGTTTTGTAAGTTTTGTATAATAGAAATCCACATGATAAAACGACAAATCATGACAATGCAAAGACTCTTATTATACATTTTTATTTAATATAATATGTATTCTTCCTGACTTTTCATTATATAGGAAACAGCTTGCGGAAACCGCTGTGGATAACATTCTAGGTAAAATTCAGGTAGAAAAATTAAGATAAATATGAGATGATTAAATTATGAAAAAAAGTAAAATTACTATAAAACAAATATTTGAAGACCATTATCAAGAATTCTGGAAAAAGAATAAATAAAAATATCCTGAAAAAATGAGAAAACACATGAATGTCGAAGTAATGAAAATGATAGGATATGGAGATATTTCATTAGGGTTTGTTGCGTATATATGTTTAAAATGTCTAGAAGTATTTAAAATAGGGTTTACATGTAAAAGTAGATTTTGTAGTAAATGTGGTAAAAAATATATAAGCGAATGTGTAGAAAAACAAGTGAATAAAATTTTAGATGTACCACATAGACACTGTGTATTTACAATACCAGCTGAATATAGGAACTATTTTTACTGGAATAGGTAGGGTTTAAAAGATCTACAAGATATGGTATATGAGACTATAAACGGGTTTGCAAATGGTGTAAACTATAAAAATAGAGAAGACTATCAAAAAAAGAAAAGGAGTAAAAAAGGAGGAGTACTTTGGCAAAGTGGAATGATAGGAGCAGTGCATACATTTGGAAGGAATGTAGGTTTTAATCCACATGTCCATGCATTGATTCCAGAAATAAAAACAAGAGGTAAAGAAGTTAAGGATATGGAATACTTTGACTATAAATATTTTAGAAAAGTATGGCAGTTCAAATTGATAAATTACATGATTAGTAAAAGGCCAGAGAGGAAAGTAGAATACTTAAAAATGTTTAAAGATTATCCTAATGGATTTTATATAAATGCCAAATCGAGAATGAAAAGTGCAAGAGGTGCAGCAAGATACATAGGTAGGTACTTAGCCAGACCAGCAATAGCAGAATATAGAATAATTAGTTATGATGGAAAGAATGTAACGTTTTGGTATAAGAGTCATGAAACCAATGAGAAAGTAGAAGAAACAGTTACTGCACAAGTCTTTGTAGGTAGATTATTAATGCATATTACCCCAAAATATTTTAAGATGGTTAGACTATACGGAGTATATGCAGGCAGTATAAGTGTAAAAGTCCGGAAGTGTTTTGGGTTATTGCATTATATAAAAAGTGGTCTTAAGGCAATTTAGTGCACGCTAAAAATAAATTGGAAAAAGGAAACAAGAAAAATGAGTTACAGAGAATTAATGATTATTAATTTTTCAAAAGATCCGAGAAAGAGTTTAAAATGCGGCCAGCTAATGGAGTTATGGCAAATTTGGCATAGAAAGTATGGTTATATATATGATATGGGAACGTATTAAAAGAATTTTTCCAAGTAAAGTGAATGAAGATAGCATACCATTTCAACAAGAACGTGAAAAAATGATACTTTTTAAATGTAAAAAATGTGGGTATGAAGAAGAAGTGCCTGACTTTGTTGCGTTTGAATGTTATACGCCTGAAGAATTCACCCAGAAAAAGTGGTAGTCCTATTGTTTTGTGTATAGAATGTGGTTCAGATATGATAATTAAGAGATGATGCTACACTTTTTAGTGGAGCATCACTTTAATACTCGCCGTAGGGAGATTTTGTTCCTATTAAAGATTTTATACCCAATTTTTTCATCAATCTTTGTGTTCTTTTTAAACTAATAGTTATCCCCAGTGCATTTAGTGATTTATTTATTTTAGGAGCTTCATATCGATTTTTGCTTGCGCTGTGGATATCTATAATTTCGTTTTCTATTCTCTTGTTTTCAATTTCTCGTTTGCTTGGTTTCTTGTGTAAATGCTTGTAATAAGAGCTTCTTGCAACACCTAAAACCTCACACATTAGTTTGATATCATGATATTTTTGATTGTTAGTAATGAATTCAAATACAGTATTTATTTCCTTGCGAATATGCCCATTGCTTTTTTTAATATTTCAATTTCCTCTTCAAGTTTAGCGTTTTTCTTTAATAAGTTTTTGTATCCTTCTGCTGTTAGGGTTATATTTTTATCCACAGCTACCGGCTTATTTTTATTTATCCAACCTGTTATTGCTGATTTTGAAAGGGCATATTCACTGCTTAACTCTGCTAAGCTTTTTCCAGAGTTATATAGCTCTACTATTGTATTTTTGAATTCATCTGTATATTGTTTTTGACCTCTTGCCATTATAAACACATCCTTATCTTATTTATATTTTAATGTGTTCGGCTTTCTGTGTCTACAATATTATACTAACACCAAGTTTTTATTGACTAAAATCATATAATTTATGAGTTTATAACAAATACTTTTGAAAAGTGAGGTGAAAGTGGTTGAAAATTATTTTATCGCGAAAAGGTTTTGATAGTAAAGCTGGTGGAATTGCAAGTCCGATTATGCCGGATGGGTTCCTGTTATCGATGCCTATTCCTTCTATTGATGGAGTTGCTTATAGTAATTTACAATATAATGATGTGAATTATTCAAAGATTTTAGAGGATTTGGGACATAAAGGTTGCAAAGGAAATTGTCATGTTGATCCTGACATACGGCCCGATATACGAAGTAATGTTATAAGAGAATGGAAGTCGGCCTTTGGACAAACTGACACTGCTCAAGGATACTTACATAGCGCTGGTGTTGAGAAGGACTACCTATTTTTGTTTTTTGGTTGGTTCCGAAGAGTTGAACTTAAGGATGGTAAATTTAAATATGTTTCTAAGAGTGTGAAGGATTTTTATTTGGGTAATGCGATGCAGATTGTATTTGCTTATTTACAGATTGGTGAAATTATTACTAATCCCACTAGGATTAAAAAATACAGTTGGCATCCACATGCAGATAAAAGCCGACTTTATAATAATACGAATGCTCATTATATTCCGAGAGAGACATTATCATTTGACGATAAGTTGCCAGGGTATGGAACGCTTGATTTTGATAATAAACTAGTGCTTACAAAGAAAGGATGCACATCGGCTATATGGAATGAACATCCATTTCTTATGCCTAACATGGTTATTGGAAAAAGAAAGAACTCTGCAAAAGAGAAAGGCTTGTATTATCAAGGACAATGGCAAGAGCTAGTGCTCAAAGAGAGTGAAGAGGCTATGAAATGGGCATTACAGATTATTTCATAAGAGGTGAGAAGAATTGGAATTAAAAGATTTGACCACAGAAGAAATAATGAATATTTACGCTCAGGTGCTGATAATGAATTAGGAAATTTTGTGAGTTCTTTACTTTTGATGAAGACAAACATGTTAGAAAAAATCTACCTAGTAAAATCATTTTTTAGTGAAATTTGGACGGTATCTTTGAGGAATACCAACCAAGTACTCAAGATGTTATGGAGGTGAGCGATGTGGCAAAAATAAGTTTATTGAAAACATTTCAAAATACAATTACGAAACAACTTGCAAATATCAAAAAAGTGTTCCCATAGCCAGGTGTCCAGACAATTATGTCGGAGCCGTAAATATTATCAACAATATTGTTCAGGACTCTAAATTATGGTTTTGTCGTAATCTACGTATTAACAATCACAATATAGTTAACGAAAGTATAGGTCTAGAAGGTTTGAAAGGAACATTTAAAACTATAGTTATCATACTTGAAAGTCCTCATATAGACGAGTATGATAAGGCAAAATGCAAAATTACGCCTGCTCCTGCATTGGGTATTACAGGGTATAATCTTGATAATGGCTTTGTGGATAAATTGAATGACTTTATGACAGCTACCGAGGGTATGATAAAAGATGGTATTTACCAAGTTATTCTTATGAATGCTATTTAATTTCAATGCAGTTTGGGATTAGAGCCGATTGTGGGAAAAATTAGAGATGAGAATTTCTTGTCTTTATGGGCAAGTGATAATATAGTGGAAAACTTCAAACAAAGGCTGATGAAGTATCAACCCCACATTATCATCAATTGTTGTACAATCGGTAATATAACTAAAGGTATGGTTAATAAAATATTTGTAAAGCCTAAAAAGGACTGGGAATTTACAAAATACAAAAAAATACCTTTAAATAGTACAGAACGTAAAAAATATTTTTTATATAGATTTGTTCAAAATGTTATTGATGAATTATTCAGTGTATACAAGTTAAATAAATTAAGATGTACACATCTAAGTAGTTGGGAAAGAAATAAAAAGGATGCAAAAATCACAAAATAAAATCATAGTCCTTAGACATACATAAACAATAATTTTGATACAATGGAAACCCTTGAATTCAAGGGTTTTTATTGTTTTTTGGATTAAAATACAGTGTGAAAATTAAGCAAAAAGTCATAAAATTATAGGTTAGAATAGGAAT
This DNA window, taken from Clostridium estertheticum, encodes the following:
- a CDS encoding formate--tetrahydrofolate ligase — encoded protein: MNIVPSDIEIAQKANMLPITKIAEKYGIGEDELESYGKYKAKVSLSIFNRLKDEVDGKLILVTAITPTPAGEGKSTTTIGLGDALNRIGKKTCIALREPSLGPVFGIKGGAAGGGYAQVVPMEDINLHFTGDMHAITASNNLLSAALDNHVHQGNNLKIDIRQIAFKRVMDMNDRALRNIVVGLGGKVCGFPREDGFMITVASEVMAILCLSKDLMDLKERLGKIIVAYNMDGNPVTAKDLQVNGAMALLMKDAIKPNLVQTLENSPAIIHGGPFANIAHGCNSLIATKLGLKLGDYLVTEAGFGADLGGEKFFDIKCRYGELKPAATVIVATIRALKMHGGVAKSDLGMENLKALDSGFENLIKQVENIRKFNVPVMVAVNRFSNDTEKEIELLISKCKDFGVEVALNEVWAKGSEGGVEMARKLVKLVETEESNFKPIYDVNSSIKEKLNIIVREIYGGDGVVFEANAKKQMKKIEELGLDNMPVCIAKTQYSFSDDSKLLGAPKGFNITIKTVRVSAGAGFIVCEAGDIMTLPGLPKVPAAQKMDIDENGVITGLF
- a CDS encoding cyclodeaminase/cyclohydrolase family protein, with the protein product MLLVNKSVREFIDQTSQNCPVPGGGSIAALSGASAAALVSMVASLTIGKKGYEDTEVEMKEVYEQANKYKEKFIEYIDADSESFHGVMDAFKLPKNTDEEKAARKETIQNALKHASETPYKIAEDAYNLMDYSEKVVKHGNKNAVTDGAVSAMMARSAVLSALYNVKINLSSIKDSEFVAAFEKKVSALETNVVEREKQILSKVVI
- the hutG gene encoding formimidoylglutamase, which translates into the protein MFDKNYKITNKTDWQGRTDSENNYDAFRWHQCVKIINLKRDDLIAYTGKLGFAFIGFCCDEGVRLNSGRIGAAKGPKSIRKELSNLPCNFSQEVTLFDVGDISCEDCTLPESQALLSKAIEKILSLNLFPIILGGGHEVAFGSYMGTLNYLSQKSKEPNIGIINFDAHFDLRPYTKVASSGTMFRQIADICSDRNLQYSYLCIGVQKHSNTIDLFKTADSLGVKYMLAKDIIDRDNWHFMEEIGNFIKLRDHIYVTICSDVFSTAFAPGVSSSQPLGLDPERVLKFLKYILRSNKVVSFDIAEVSPRFDQDDVTANLAAVLIFSVINTLCEINNLSI
- a CDS encoding folate family ECF transporter S component, with the translated sequence MKGKMSTKTLVSTSVFIAIAVILRSISIMIPIGGAGAMRISIDGIFYILPGIIFGPIYGAFAGGIVDILAYILRPMGPYIPLFTLTTMLSGFIPGLIWKYTKFAGTEKLVKYYIACFTTLGLTGIVNTIVILVFPKSNLGKLIFSLGKKTQFIGIGLEIIALLGFVILFINNVIKRNNSENKLYDNYIKMILAIGLPAILISSINTYFLILFIPGLSSVGFMVLWIPRITEACLMILIQSYIISILLNVYELVFRIDLKC
- a CDS encoding formate/nitrite transporter family protein translates to MEKPMLSPKEICNYVEAMGIKKANNKFEQTFILGILAGAFIAIGGFAAAMASHSIENVGVAKLVSGIVFPVGLMLVLICGAELFTGNCLLTVAYAQKKITLKKMLKNWTIVYFANFLGAFIIVVLIYYSGLLSTNGGKLGGYVIKVAANKCALTFTQAFTSGILCNIVVSLAVWGSYAAKDVVGKVFISFFPIMAFVIAGFEHCVANMYYLLLGVFAKTNPNYIELSHQTAEKIGNINFIHVVQNLIPSTLGNIVGGGIFVGIAYWLVYMKATPKVVDVLIQQRHI
- a CDS encoding transposase zinc-binding domain-containing protein encodes the protein MRKHMNVEVMKMIGYGDISLGFVAYICLKCLEVFKIGFTCKSRFCSKCGKKYISECVEKQVNKILDVPHRHCVFTIPAEYRNYFYWNR
- a CDS encoding transposase, giving the protein MVYETINGFANGVNYKNREDYQKKKRSKKGGVLWQSGMIGAVHTFGRNVGFNPHVHALIPEIKTRGKEVKDMEYFDYKYFRKVWQFKLINYMISKRPERKVEYLKMFKDYPNGFYINAKSRMKSARGAARYIGRYLARPAIAEYRIISYDGKNVTFWYKSHETNEKVEETVTAQVFVGRLLMHITPKYFKMVRLYGVYAGSISVKVRKCFGLLHYIKSGLKAI
- a CDS encoding IS3 family transposase translates to MCEVLGVARSSYYKHLHKKPSKREIENKRIENEIIDIHSASKNRYEAPKINKSLNALGITISLKRTQRLMKKLGIKSLIGTKSPYGEY
- a CDS encoding transposase, producing MARGQKQYTDEFKNTIVELYNSGKSLAELSSEYALSKSAITGWINKNKPVAVDKNITLTAEGYKNLLKKNAKLEEEIEILKKAMGIFARK